The DNA sequence CCATCCTGCTGGCGGCGGCGGGAGACTTCTCGGCGACGGCAAACGACGTACTCTGCCTGGTGTATGACGGGGTGACGTTCAGAGAGATCGCAAGGACTGTAATCTAGAGGAGGTCTAACATGAAGCACGGAGCACACAGGTCAGCTAAGGCCATGCCCAAGAGTATGCCGCCTACGAAGATACCTGTGAAGAAGATGGCGGCCAGGAAAGGAAAGTAGATGCCGCTAACAGCTAAGGGTAAGAAGGTCAAGGCGGCTATGCAGAAGACCTACGGCAAGGAAAAGGCCGAGCAGGTGTTCCACGCCTCAAAGAACGCAGGGAAGATAAAGGGCGTGGAGAAGAGGCGTAAGTCCTAATGGAGCGACCCCATGCAAGTCCGCCTTCGCAACGCCCTGTCCTGGCTCATGGGCAGGGACTATCGATGCGTCCGGTGCGGTCTCAAGAAGCGGCGGGGACACCGCCACTGGTGCAGAAAGGTTGTGAGTAAATGAAGCACATGTGGGATAGCCTCATAGCCATTGTTGACGACCTTTTGGAACCCAGGTTTATCCTTGGCCTCATTGCCATGCTGGGGTTCTTCTGGATAGCGAAGCAGGTCATTGACGGCCTGACCGACCCGCCCGCCTCTGAGCTATTCACAGTTCTCAACCTGGCCCTCACCCCCGTTGCGGCGGCGGTGGGTTACTTCTTTGGCGCACAGCGACGTAATGGGCCACCGAATGGGGGTACTGACTAATGGATGAGATAAGCCGCACCCTGGGCAGCTTGGAAGCCAAAGTGGAGGGGCTTCGGAAAGACGTGGAGAGCATCCGCGAGTGGCAGGAGCGTCACGAAGGCAACCATCACGGCCTCCGCGGGTGGGGGCCTGGCCACATCGTCTCTCGCAATAACGCCAAGTTCGCTGGGGTCGTCACGGTCGCTGTGGCGATAGCAGAGGGCTTGCGGTACTGGTTGGGAGCCTAGCCTCGTCCCTTGCCGCTTCCTGGCTTACTGCGGGGCATTCAAGGCATACATCTCTGCCGTCCTGCGCTCAACTAGCCCTTTCTGGGCCACGCTGCCCAGGTATACGCACTACAGTCGCACCTGAGATCGTCAGGGGGCAGGTTATACTGTCCAAGGGTTGTGATGGTAGACCCTGCCCATGTAAAGACGTGTTGACCCACCCGACATCCCGTCGTCCTCGCAATGGGCTTCCCCTGCATCTTCGTGTCATTCATTTTGGCTTGCCCCTTTCCTTCTGCCTTGCGACGTTCCTTTCCAGACAGCCTCGGCACATGGCCCTGCCCTCCACAGCCCTTTCGTGACACCCGTGGCCGACGCAGATGCCCCGTTCCTTCCTCCGATAGTAGTTGCGACGCCGACTGGCTCGATTGCTCCTCTGTCTGGCCTTCACACGATCCTCTGGACAATACTTGAATCCAGGCCCAGAGAGCAGAACGTAACAGCCTGTCCAGTCGCACCGCTTGGGGGCGAGCTTCCTTCCCGAATGTTTCAGGCAGGAGCTGATGCCTGGCAGGTGCGGCTCTTTACACCCGCCGTAGATGCACAGGCCCTGCGCGGCCTTCCTCGCCCGGTAGCGGCGTTGCGTGTCACGGGCGGCGGTCATGGCAGTCTCTCTAGGTGCTTGCGCAGATACTGTGTTCCAGCCATGACCATGCAGCCTATGGCATACACCAGTTCTTCGGGAACCTCGGAACGCAGGTCTGGCCGAGACCCTGAGTATGATTCCTTGGCCTTCGCCCGGATAAAGGGCGCAAGCACAATATCGCCCCATAGATACCGCTCCGCTCTTTGCAATATAGCGGGCCCCAGCCAGCGTTGAGCCTCACGCACGTTCTCCAGGATGAAGAAGTCTGGCTGTGCCTCATCACGGATTCGGTAGCACGCCTGTACAAGCTCCAGAGAAGGCTCCACCGCTCTGCTCCGCGTCCAAGGCATCCGCCATCGAGAGAACTCGGTGCAGGGCGGGCTTGCCCATATGAACACTGGTCGCCTTGGCAGCATCCTGCCGTCAACGCACCGAATGTCGGACAGAATGAAGTGCGCCTCTTTGGGATAGTCGGGATGATGAACTATATCCACGCCCGTAACGTCGAACCCTGCACGGAGTAACGCCCTGGTCACTGCACCACGTCCGCAGCACAGGTCAACGGCTTTTGGCAGCGTGTAGGCGGTCATCTGGCCTCCCTCTGAGCCTGCTCCACCCTCATGCGCGCTCCTTCGGCTCTAGGGCTGCTTCGATGCGGCCAAACAGTCCGATCCAGCCATCATTCCCCGTTTCGCTGGCGATCCATGCATCGAGAGCTTCTATCCTGTTTTCTTCGGCAGCAAGCATCGCAACGGGGCTGAGTTCGGAGAGGGCATCGTGGGCTTCTCTAAGCATCTCCCTTAGTTTCTCCTCTTTGTTCGGATAGAACCCAGGCTGGTTGGCCCACAGGTGTCTCGCCAACCGCGCCTGTTCTTCTTCGCTGTCCATATTGGGACGATTGTCGCGGTCATGAAAATCAACCCAGGCTTGAATGTGCCTTTGGAACCAGTCCAGGTCTATGGTGCTCATACGTTCACCTCATCCCACCAGTCCTCGTGCATCAAGGCTTCCCATGATTCCCATCGCCGTATCTGGGGCAGGGTGTGGAAAACATTCTCGGCTGGCCCCACTATGATAATAGGCTTACCCCAGGCCAAGGCCATGCCGAACTCAACATGGCGACCCCCACGACTATTGCCGCTCGCCCTGGGGGGTTCCGAGAACGCTATCAGTAGGTCGGCGGCTTGCAAGTCCGCTACGTCGTCCTCAGCAAAGAGCCGAGCTACATCGGGCATTGATTCCGTGGCGGCCTCCACCTCAAGGGCACCGTCATGGACTTGATGCTCACCGAGAAGCCATCGGGCAGGGACGGTATGGCCGATTGCTTCCAAGTCCGCTTTGTAGGCGAGAAGCTCCTCCCTTCGGCTGTATCGAGCGGCCAGATAGATGTTCATCGTATTGCCCTCCGTTCGATACCCTTGGCTACAAGATACACCTCCAAACTATCCGCCCCTACGGTCTCGAACAGCTCGTTGCGTAGCCAGTCCACGGCCCAATAGAGAGCCTTCGCCGTGGCAGCGTCGGCTACACGATGATGGAAGCTCAATTCATCCTCTTCGTCGGCCCCGGGCTGGTCAAATACCGCCTGTATCTCCTCGTCGGTGAGCTTGGGGTCGGATGTAAAGTCGTTCATGGCTTTCCCTCCCACAGAATCTCGGCCGTCGGTCCACCGTGCAGCCGCCAGACTCCGCCGTCATAGCTGGGAACCAGCCCCTGTTTCCAGAGGTCAACGGCAGGTTGATAGGGATAATTATGCTCCCACCCCTTCACTACGGGGGCAAAAATATACCCGATATAGGCCCTCACGCTGTCCCACACGCTGCCCCCCACGCTGGCCCACACGCTGGCCCACACGCTGGCCCTCACGCTGGCCCCCACGCTGGCCCCCACGCCGTCCCTCACGCTGGCCCCCACGCCGTCCCACACGCTGGCCCACTGTTGGAGAGTAGCTACGATGTCAGGAGTAATCTCAGGCGGCGAGAGCGTAAATGGATTCACTGGGTTGGCCGCCTCAGCATAACGCCATTTGAAGAAGGCAGCGGGGTCGAGTTCCTTAATCACGTCCATCGCTCGGAACCCTGCCTTGGTATCATCCTGCACGACAGGCGTTCCCTGGACTCGATAGAGCGAGCAGGGGATGGAGCCTCCCTGGAAACAGTCCTCCGCTCTCCTGCTGGCGTGCAGGACGCCGGGGGCACAGAGTTCAGGGCGTTTTTCCCCTACGAGTGGGGCCGCCACGGTGCCCCCTAGAGCCTCTCTATAGTTTATCGTCTTGCCTGTGAAAAAATCCCACCCGTCTGGACGAGCAATCTTGTAGTACAGACCTTCATCTTTTTTCATTTCAAGTCCTCCAATATCTTCTTTGCGTCTCTTGGCCTGAAGAGTCTCCCATAAGGGCCAAGAGCATCCAGCCATTGGGCCTGTTCCTTCGTGACGCTGCCATGCTCGGTTTTGGCCTCAATCATTAGAATCTGTCCGGCACGCACCAGGGTGA is a window from the Candidatus Omnitrophota bacterium genome containing:
- a CDS encoding nucleoside 2-deoxyribosyltransferase is translated as MNIYLAARYSRREELLAYKADLEAIGHTVPARWLLGEHQVHDGALEVEAATESMPDVARLFAEDDVADLQAADLLIAFSEPPRASGNSRGGRHVEFGMALAWGKPIIIVGPAENVFHTLPQIRRWESWEALMHEDWWDEVNV